From the genome of Alosa alosa isolate M-15738 ecotype Scorff River chromosome 20, AALO_Geno_1.1, whole genome shotgun sequence, one region includes:
- the LOC125285637 gene encoding uncharacterized protein LOC125285637, which produces MRALILGGYRCKGTMSDEGGTWSSDEGQRWDSSFTDLGEDDLKKDLHRREEWSDISDDESPAVYADISHSTAYQYNAIQPKGTVWDSSYLSYESSVAVHGTPAAFSFPFHQDGVFWGQQQQVVLPEVASGSTEYPVAPYPSVSYPSALYPSAIYQMMEEKTMACSLDEGRKMEEEDKKKSRNLSFIEQTVADERHKEDPPKDSCHLGSELEGKEPVISSLASGPSSNIESLETTASGHLSLEEPHAPNSCSSGQKHNYLDPVMLPESKASMFHRERQCESTVESGHSGSTTSRERGESAVTVFASTSEFSLDRCHKGGTAIPSEPFASHQCEANPVCKNSSEPLAKEIGMSSPLESPPNECDEKRAIMADQHRGTLEELSLDISGQDATNINTSEVTQHPALAEIDNVKAGGSTQLGMGLTRILKKQKRKAGRPFKKKTLLKMSKLLELVKECEKDAKDPHVNEAADVPLKHLVKSDMQRPNALLNSPNDKSLPCTSSIPSEVKEYIHSLSISPLPKRPIQVPKAPSLIALSGNSNQYEDCMERPKKCVQATQFKGKSHKKALCKLQRTQGTSVFSVPQDPKSVPETVLARKTRQSASHRLKSIRKTRKKKVDMNTEKWSTSSQSNSVTSSHKPVNLPVVGDVSAIKRSSKLSSKAVVKASTRSSAKKSSKKRDGNISKNMELRNTPLMPARVELTEKRRKKISVKSRKAGPQTCLQPNSAAPHIIFPQKDHENTIAMKGKIKNENKLSRAKSATPKGKKTVKGYVADTQNKSELLCEVMDANELQAEMIDNSEGVPIETQTSVQKDFKRKEKAKRKGTPKRSNNPNNRTQNNPDVLPSMTDETVLPETLSESSLKPFKKAPKRNAKTASKKMPAIEEKGQNDMGQIEPNGLPLEKDATCSKEDLSVYISQPPPREKKTRKRKATEDGENGHQNQNNCSVDQVPNSSRVTLNESDHCSTQPKSAKRWSNIEPTPKTHRYRHPKKETKNVLGASQPVLTENVLLHTDSEKLTSQVPENSLFKQMKSHKKRVSDLKEDGKLPEVNINTTLHGKCIVSSPKSPQTPKGSSFKKKVRVPKVQPASQDNSLDMSTETSLLKTSTPRKVKKGEMTVPKKEQVQLSIVNRSFDFTEEEFHVPVIKVTSRKDVPLEVTTPKQSCGKMSKRNSERVKRARTGATKSETSQEPNEFISTKTFSELPEIKPEPLAMPLSATKPVKKTNKQKTPKSSLEQLVVGHSDSQKLRENSSVNKVDEKVDGKCTEIKIEQAEFALSAVDMGHPAGLQQSSMQTTDYVAMLKRKPGRPFKKKTLLRMAKILEIVQETESSSTDNGGITNYVEGVLPKKQHQPRVEREKVKALVTPTRRSLRTVLPVKSESSLHPLSKISMDTDHEENTDASCSSTLNRLSSPDKCFTNTIALDSNDASVDYTDQQDPQKVTEVESTAVRALKKRKKRKVFNPKKKKMRWRKLCQQLANVTATQQAALLSNTQGGACVSTNIDVSCKVSSLPLSCKEEELEHAILHKPNTSKTESGTPLQTLKTPLSGSKSKTQKKGKTGDLQTLRAHQTSRICSTKKQDDIEGFLVQMGVDGQSYDRDSDVRVHCRDCCKSSGEEKACSGPLTDIWISQETEEASLLSQEPDSPEHMDEQTFISPDKSPVHPHPLETFLSEESLNTHQCENHRPRRTLRCEVCGKGFSSLRNWVKHSLLHNGRSSHSCLLCYQSFTNNRALQIHLKMHNNDLRFPTSEIPSEPLLFPHQCWHCNASFSSGELLYAHQICHAVGGKPPARPKGAPTGQRTTNDVSRTLPQPTVPESPSVLVPAVEEKAPVPEITDESLFHYAHPDSLYVALQLAILGMNQL; this is translated from the exons GTTACAGGTGTAAAGGAACCATGTCTGATGAAGGAGGGACCTGGAGCAGTGATGAAGGTCAAAGGTGGGATTCCAGTTTTACAGACCTGGGGGAGGACGACTTGAAAAAGGACCTTcatagaagagaagagtggtCAGACATCTCTGATGATGAAAGTCCTGCTGTTTATGCCGATATCTCGCACTCAACAGCATACCAATACAATGCCATCCAGCCAAAG GGGACGGTGTGGGACAGCAGTTATTTGTCCTATGAATCATCTGTTGCTGTGCATGGAACACCAGCAGCTTTCAGTTTCCCATTTCATCAAGACGGTGTATTTTGGGGTCAGCAGCAGCAAGTGGTCTTACCTGAAGTTGCTTCAGGAAGCACTGAGTACCCAGTTGCGCCATATCCATCAGTATCATACCCATCGGCATTATATCCATCAGCCATTTACCAGATGATGGAAGAAAAGACTATGGCTTGTTCTTTGGATGAAGGAagaaagatggaggaagaggacaagaagAAAAGCAGAAATCTGTCCTTTATTGAACAGACAGTCGCTGATGAAAGACACAAGGAGGATCCACCCAAGGACAGTTGTCATCTAGGCTCTGAACTCGAG GGGAAGGAACCAGTAATCAGCAGCTTGGCCAGTGGACCGTCATCAAACATCGAATCACTTGAAACAACTGCGAGTGGTCATTTGTCACTGGAAGAACCTCATGCACCAAACTCATGCTCTTCAGGACAAAAACACAATTATTTAGATCCTGTGATGTTGCCAGAGTCTAAGGCTTCCATGTTTCATAGAGAGAGACAATGTGAGAGCACAGTAGAATCTGGGCATAGTGGTTCCACGACCTCAAGGGAACGAGGTGAGTCAGCTGTTACTGTTTTTGCCTCCACTTCAGAGTTCTCATTGGACAGATGTCATAAAGGTGGAACCGCAATTCCATCAGAACCATTTGCCTCACACCAGTGCGAGGCAAACCCAGTGTGCAAAAACTCCAGTGAGCCATTAGCAAAAGAAATAGGGATGTCTTCGCCTCTTGAATCACCTCCTAATGAATGTGACGAAAAGAGGGCGATCATGGCTGATCAGCACAGAGGAACATTAGAGGAACTAAGTCTTGATATATCTGGTCAGGACGCCACTAATATTAACACCTCAGAGGTCACACAGCACCCGGCTTTGGCCGAAATTGACAACGTGAAGGCTGGAGGTAGTACACAATTAGGTATGGGGCTCACTAGAAtactgaaaaaacaaaaacggaAAGCAGGTCGGCCATTTAAGAAAAAGACCCTGTTAAAGATGTCAAAACTTCTAGAACTAGTTAAAGAATGTGAGAAAGACGCTAAAGATCCGCACGTAAACGAGGCTGCTGATGTTCCTCTAAAGCATTTGGTAAAGAGTGACATGCAAAGACCGAATGCCCTCCTCAACTCCCCAAATGATAAAAGCCTTCCATGTACTAGTTCTATTCCAAGTGAAGTGAAAGAATATATTCACAGCCTTAGTATATCTCCACTACCTAAAAGGCCCATTCAAGTCCCAAAAGCTCCTTCTTTGATAGCTCTATCAGGAAATTCCAACCAATATGAAGATTGTATGGAACGTCCCAAAAAATGTGTACAGGCTACACAATTTAAAGGAAAATCACACAAGAAAGCATTGTGCAAACTGCAAAGAACTCAAGGGACGTCCGTTTTTAGTGTTCCCCAAGATCCCAAGTCGGTACCAGAAACTGTGCTGGCCCGGAAGACTCGTCAGTCAGCATCTCACCGCCTAAAGAGCATCAGAAAAACACGAAAGAAAAAAGTAGATATGAATACAGAGAAGTGGTCCACCAGTAGCCAAAGCAACAGTGTTACATCATCACATAAACCAGTAAACCTGCCAGTAGTAGGTGATGTTTCTGCCATAAAACGGTCATCAAAGCTATCGTCAAAAGCTGTCGTCAAAGCTAGTACACGTAGCAGCGCTAAGAAAAGCTCTAAAAAGCGGGATGGCAATATCAGTAAAAATATGGAATTGAGGAACACTCCCCTGATGCCCGCAAGAGTAGAACTGACAGAGAAACGGCGAAAAAAGATATCTGTAAAGTCAAGGAAGGCCGGTCCTCAGACATGTCTTCAACCAAACAGTGCTGCCCCACACATCATCTTCCCACAGAAAGATCATGAAAATACAATTGCAATGAAAGGGAAAATCAAAAACGAAAATAAACTAAGCCGTGCTAAAAGTGCCACTCCAAAAGGAAAAAAGACTGTGAAGGGTTATGTGGCTGATACGCAGAATAAATCAGAATTGCTGTGTGAAGTCATGGATGCAAATGAGTTGCAAGCTGAAATGATTGATAATTCAGAGGGAGTTCCTATCGAAACTCAAACAAGTGTACAGAAAGATTTCAAGAGgaaagaaaaggccaagaggaaAGGAACACCTAAAAGAAGTAACAACCCTaacaacagaacacagaacaacCCTGATGTCCTACCATCTATGACCGATGAAACTGTGCTCCCTGAAACACTCTCTGAAAGTTCTCTGAAACCCTttaaaaaagcaccaaagcgaaaTGCTAAGACAGCTTCTAAAAAGATGCCAGCTATTGAGGAGAAAGGACAAAACGACATGGGACAGATAGAACCTAATGGCTTACCACTTGAAAAAGATGCCACGTGTAGCAAGGAAGATCTGAGTGTTTACATTTCACAACCTCCACCGAGAGAAAAGAAGACAAGAAAGAGGAAAGCCACAGAGGATGGAGAAAATGGACATCAAAATCAAAATAACTGCAGTGTTGATCAAGTACCCAACTCATCCAGAGTCACATTAAATGAATCCGACCATTGTAGTACACAACCAAAATCAGCCAAACGGTGGTCTAACATTGAACCTACACCAAAAACACATCGATACCGTCACCCcaaaaaggaaacaaaaaaTGTCCTGGGAGCTTCACAGCCAGTTTTGACTGAAAATGTTTTATTACACACTGACTCTGAAAAGCTCACGAGTCAGGTACCTGAAAACAGTTTGTTTAAACAGATGAAGTCACATAAGAAAAGGGTATCTGATTTAAAAGAAGACGGCAAGTTGCCAGAGGTCAACATTAATACAACCTTACATGGCAAATGTATTGTGTCATCACCTAAATCTCCACAAACCCCAAAAGGCAGCAGCTTCAAAAAGAAAGTCAGAGTTCCCAAGGTACAGCCTGCTTCTCAGGACAATTCATTGGATATGAGTACTGAAACATCCCTCCTCAAAACCAGTACCCCAAGAAAAGTTAAGAAGGGAGAGATGACCGTGCCCAAAAAGGAACAAGTTCAGTTGTCAATTGTAAATCGCAGTTTTGACTTTACAGAGGAAGAGTTTCATGTTCCTGTTATAAAAGTAACATCCAGGAAAGATGTTCCACTTGAAGTGACAACACCCAAACAAAGTTGtgggaaaatgtcaaaaagaaaTTCTGAGAGAGTAAAAAGAGCAAGAACTGGTGCAACTAAAAGCGAAACATCTCAGGAACCCAATGAATTTATCAGCACCAAAACCTtttcagaactgcctgaaataAAACCAGAACCTCTCGCTATGCCACTTTCCGCCACTAAACctgtgaaaaaaacaaacaaacaaaaaacaccaaAATCATCTTTGGAACAGTTAGTGGTAGGGCACAGTGATTCACAGAAACTGAGAGAAAACAGCAGTGTTAATAAGGTTGATGAGAAAGTTGATGGTAAATGCACAGAGATTAAAATAGAACAGGCAGAATTTGCATTGTCAGCAGTAGACATGGGACATCCTGCAGGTTTACAGCAGAGCTCGATGCAAACAACAGATTATGTGGCAATGTTGAAACGAAAACCTGGCCGGCCGTTCAAGAAAAAGACTCTGTTAAGAATGGCTAAAATTCTTGAAATAGTTCAGGAAACCGAGTCTAGTTCTACGGATAATGGTGGCATCACAAATTATGTTGAgggagtactccccaaaaaacAGCATCAGCCACGAGTGGAAAGAGAAAAGGTCAAAGCCTTAGTCACTCCTACAAGAAGGTCACTTCGAACAGTTCTTCCTGTCAAGTCTGAGAGCAGCCTCCATCCTTTGTCAAAAATCTCCATGGACACTGATCATGAAGAAAATACTGACGCATCTTGTTCAAGTACTTTGAATAGACTGTCCTCACCTGATAAATGCTTCACTAATACAATAGCCTTAGATTCCAATGATGCATCAGTGGATTACACTGATCAACAAGATCCTCAAAAAGTGACTGAAGTTGAGAGCACAGCTGTAAGGGCTctgaagaaaaggaagaaaagaaaagtgttCAATCCTAAGAAAAAGAAGATGAGGTGGAGAAAGCTCTGTCAACAGTTGGCTAATGTTACTGCCACACAACAAGCAGCCCTTTTATCAAATACTCAGGGTGGTGCCTGTGTCTCTACTAACATAGATGTTTCATGTAAGGTATCTTCTCTCCCTTTGTCATGTAAAGAGGAAGAACTAGAGCATGCCATTTTGCACAAACCAAACACATCAAAGACAGAATCTGGAACACCGCTTCAGACTCTCAAAACCCCTTTAAGTGGTTCCAAATCAAAAACACAGAAGAAGGGAAAGACAGG TGATCTGCAGACGCTGAGGGCACACCAGACCTCTAGGATTTGCTCTACAAAGAAGCAAGACGACATCGAGGGCTTCTTGGTCCAGATGGGAGTGGATGGTCAG AGTTATGACAGGGACTCGGACGTAAGGGTTCACTGCAGGGATTGCTGCAAGTCTAGTGGTGAGGAGAAGGCCTGCTCTGGACCCTTGACTGACATTTGGATTAGCCAAGAAACAGAAGAGGCTTCTCTGCTTTCTCAGGAGCCAGATTCCCCAGAACATATGGATGAGCAGACATTCATTTCCCCAGATAAATCTCCAGTCCATCCACACCCGCTGG AAACATTCCTCAGCGAAGAAAGCCTTAACACTCACCAGTGCGAGAATCACAGGCCCCGTCGAACACTGAGATGCGAGGTCTGTGGAAAGGGCTTCTCCAGTTTGAGAAACTGGGTTAAACACAGTCTGCTTCACAATGGGCGCAGTTCCCACAGCTGCCTCCTGTGCTACCAGTCATTCACCAACAACCGTGCCCTGCAGATCCACTTGAAGATGCACAACAATGACCTCAGATTCCCGACGTCTGAAATCCCGTCTGAGCCTCTTCTGTTTCCACATCAGTGCTGGCACTGTAATGCCAGTTTCTCCTCTGGAGAGCTGCTCTATGCCCATCAGATATGCCACGCTGTAGGGGGAAAGCCTCCAGCTAGGCCAAAGGGTGCTCCTACTGGCCAAAGAACCACCAATGATGTCTCAAGGACACTGCCTCAGCCCACTGTTCCGGAATCACCTTCTGTTCTAGTGCCAGCTGTGGAAGAAAAAGCTCCTGTTCCA